GCCTAGAGCAATAAGCTTCATAATCTTTTAAAGAATTTTTTAATTTTTGAATTTTTTGTATATCCATAACTTGATAATAATCCTTATTTAATTTTCCAGTATCATACCAAAAATACTTTGTATTAAATTTTAAGTAAGTTAAAATTATAATTGTAATTTAAATTTAAAAAATGGTAAGAATATGCAAACAATTATAGAAAAACTAGAAAATCAAGAAAGATTAAACGAAGAAGAAGCTAACAAGCTTTGGGATTTAGAGCTTTTTACTTTAGGCAAATATGCACAAAGAATTCGAACTAATTTGCATGGTAAAAAGGTTTATTTTAATATCAATCGACATATTAATCCTACAAATATATGTGCAGATACTTGTAAATTTTGTGCTTTTTCAGCACATAGGAAAAATCCTAATCCTTACACTATGACACATGAAGAAATAATGAAAATAGTTGATGAGACAGTTTTAAGAGATACTAAAGAAATTCATATCGTTTCAGCGCATAATAAAAACACTTCATGGCAGTGGTATTTGGAAATTTTTAAAATGATTAAAGAAAAATATCCATTTTTACATATTAAAGCCCTAACCGCTGCTGAGATTGATTTTTTAAGCAGGGCTTTTAATATGAGCTATGAAGAAGTGATAGAAAAAATGCTTGAATACGGCGTTGATTCTATGCCAGGTGGTGGGGCTGAAATTTTTGATGAGGAAGTTAGAAAAAAAATTTGTCATGGTAAAGTAAGTAGTGAAAATTGGTTAAAAATTCATAAACTTTGGCATGAAAAAGGCAGACAAAGTAACGCCACAATGCTTTTTGGGCATATAGAAAGCAGAGAAAATAGAATTAATCATATGATAAGATTGAGAAATCTTCAAGATCAAACTGGTGGTTTTAATGCTTTTATTCCTTTGGTTTGGCAACAAGATAATAGTTTTATTACAGGTAAAAAACCACTTGGCTCGGTAGAAATTTTAAAAACCTTAGCTATTGCAAGGATAGTGCTTGATAATATTAAAAATATCAAAGCTTATTGGGCAACCATGGGTATAAATTTAGCTATGGTGGCTCAAGATTTTGGTGCAAATGATTTAGATGGTACTATAGAAAAAGAAAGTATACAAAGTGCAGGTGGGGCGAAAAGTTCAAATGGCTTGAGTTTAAAAACTTTTATAGAAATGA
This genomic stretch from Campylobacter lari subsp. concheus harbors:
- the mqnE gene encoding aminofutalosine synthase MqnE, coding for MQTIIEKLENQERLNEEEANKLWDLELFTLGKYAQRIRTNLHGKKVYFNINRHINPTNICADTCKFCAFSAHRKNPNPYTMTHEEIMKIVDETVLRDTKEIHIVSAHNKNTSWQWYLEIFKMIKEKYPFLHIKALTAAEIDFLSRAFNMSYEEVIEKMLEYGVDSMPGGGAEIFDEEVRKKICHGKVSSENWLKIHKLWHEKGRQSNATMLFGHIESRENRINHMIRLRNLQDQTGGFNAFIPLVWQQDNSFITGKKPLGSVEILKTLAIARIVLDNIKNIKAYWATMGINLAMVAQDFGANDLDGTIEKESIQSAGGAKSSNGLSLKTFIEMIQSSGYIAIERDSLYNELKTY